A region of Asticcacaulis excentricus DNA encodes the following proteins:
- a CDS encoding tyrosine-type recombinase/integrase — protein MLAGALRTPKVTNHAAIVEAKPLGGLLRAIDGFEGYKPIGYALKLSPHVFVRPSELRRAEWTEFNLDEAYWRIPANRMKMGREHWVPLSRQSVTLLLDLNEITGNHVYLFPSIRTWQRPMSENAVNVALRRLGYGPDEMTGHGFRSTASTLLNESGLWQPDAIEVALVHKDKNKVRGTYNRGRYWSERVEMAQWWSDHPYAHGWGRVYPQTVPLSPEAAEQLQTKQQALEDLLVPFEGADELPDEIDQAAGVLEAEIATLEAPQDVYDPQDIARGGVFVTLLSDGGAAIHRGLIRPEDALPEPETPEPETEDFAAHPDDAPEDRVGEEEAEGAGLHTEDTEDASEAAPVSDLLLRDLTTHWTLALRYTLAEQPELAARYLVHRLALDTFYRQRSVTCLDITARSASIESFAEGLDDSPTAAALAARHEAWAAGLPDNPADLWPHLLTLNAETLGSLMAHCTVLTVFAVRQAYMPAAPYVASLMMARDLRLNMTDHWTPTARSYFSRVTKGQILAAVREAVGDEAARRLHKLKKPEMAEAAEQLVQGTGWLPACLRTPAPPEETAQAPLALPLSEPTPDLPEAAE, from the coding sequence ATGCTGGCGGGTGCTCTTCGCACCCCGAAGGTGACCAATCACGCCGCGATCGTGGAAGCCAAGCCACTTGGAGGGCTCTTGAGGGCGATAGATGGCTTCGAAGGCTACAAGCCCATCGGATACGCACTCAAACTCTCACCCCACGTCTTTGTGCGTCCATCAGAGCTGCGCAGAGCGGAATGGACAGAGTTTAATCTGGACGAGGCCTACTGGCGCATCCCCGCGAATAGAATGAAGATGGGGCGTGAACATTGGGTACCGCTCTCCCGGCAGTCGGTCACTCTCTTGCTAGATTTGAACGAGATTACCGGCAATCACGTCTATTTGTTCCCTTCGATACGTACCTGGCAGCGACCGATGTCCGAGAACGCGGTGAATGTGGCCCTGCGCCGCCTCGGATATGGTCCCGATGAAATGACCGGTCATGGATTTCGTAGCACGGCCAGTACGCTTTTGAACGAAAGCGGTCTTTGGCAGCCGGATGCCATTGAAGTCGCGCTGGTGCACAAGGATAAAAATAAGGTCCGTGGTACGTATAATCGTGGCCGATACTGGAGTGAACGGGTTGAGATGGCCCAATGGTGGTCCGACCACCCCTATGCGCACGGTTGGGGGCGCGTCTATCCGCAAACCGTGCCCCTATCCCCTGAGGCCGCAGAGCAGCTTCAAACGAAGCAACAGGCGCTTGAGGACCTGTTAGTGCCTTTTGAGGGGGCCGACGAACTGCCCGACGAGATCGATCAGGCCGCAGGCGTCCTCGAAGCCGAAATCGCCACCCTCGAAGCGCCTCAGGACGTCTATGACCCGCAAGACATCGCCCGTGGCGGTGTCTTCGTCACCCTGCTGAGCGACGGCGGCGCGGCCATTCATCGGGGGCTGATCCGCCCCGAGGACGCGCTACCCGAACCCGAGACCCCCGAGCCGGAGACCGAAGACTTCGCGGCTCACCCGGACGATGCGCCGGAAGACAGGGTGGGTGAAGAGGAGGCCGAAGGGGCTGGCCTGCACACCGAGGATACCGAAGACGCCTCCGAAGCCGCGCCTGTGTCCGATCTTCTGTTGCGAGACCTGACGACCCACTGGACGCTGGCGCTGCGCTATACACTGGCCGAACAGCCGGAACTGGCCGCGCGCTATCTTGTCCATAGGCTGGCGCTCGACACCTTTTATCGTCAGCGCAGCGTCACCTGTCTCGATATCACCGCGCGCAGCGCGTCGATTGAAAGCTTCGCCGAAGGCTTAGACGACAGCCCGACCGCCGCCGCGCTCGCCGCTCGTCACGAAGCATGGGCGGCGGGTCTGCCCGACAACCCCGCCGATCTGTGGCCCCATCTTCTGACGCTCAACGCCGAAACGCTCGGCTCATTGATGGCCCATTGTACGGTCCTGACGGTCTTTGCCGTGCGGCAGGCCTATATGCCTGCGGCCCCCTATGTGGCCTCGCTCATGATGGCGCGTGATCTGCGGCTGAACATGACCGACCACTGGACCCCTACGGCGCGCAGCTATTTCAGCCGCGTGACCAAGGGGCAAATCCTCGCGGCGGTGCGTGAAGCCGTAGGGGATGAGGCGGCCCGTCGCCTCCACAAGCTGAAAAAACCGGAAATGGCCGAAGCCGCAGAGCAACTCGTGCAGGGCACGGGCTGGCTGCCCGCTTGCCTGCGCACACCCGCACCACCGGAAGAGACGGCGCAGGCGCCACTGGCCTTGCCGCTGTCGGAGCCAACGCCTGACCTGCCGGAAGCGGCGGAGTAG
- a CDS encoding DUF736 domain-containing protein, translating into MSIIGTFVKSDTGFTGTIKTVSLNFKARLVETEGGAGWKRTAENSRAYISIKLDDPSFPHPIYASLFEGEDPDTFNLLWSRPRSQ; encoded by the coding sequence ATGTCCATCATCGGCACGTTTGTAAAATCTGACACCGGCTTTACCGGCACCATCAAGACCGTCTCGCTGAACTTCAAGGCTAGGCTCGTTGAAACCGAAGGCGGCGCCGGCTGGAAACGCACCGCCGAAAACAGCCGCGCCTACATCTCGATCAAGCTCGATGATCCCTCCTTCCCCCATCCGATCTATGCGAGCCTGTTCGAAGGCGAAGACCCCGACACCTTCAACCTCCTCTGGTCGCGTCCGCGCAGCCAGTAG
- the kdgD gene encoding 5-dehydro-4-deoxyglucarate dehydratase, with translation MAGIGPKDMAQTIGTGLLSFPVTHFDSDNRFDEGPYREHCAWMLEKPLAGLFAAGGTGEFFSLSLTEVRDVVAAAVKETNGKVPVVAGCGYGTQIAIELAQSAEQAGADGLLLLPPYLISGKSDGFEAHIDAVCKSTSLGVIVYNRDNGIIEDEALARLCDNNPNLVGYKDGVGDIELMTRIYTRLGDRLTYIGGLPTAETFAAPYLKMGVTTYSSAIFNFLPDWALNFYKAVRAEDQAAVLAGLRDFVMPYIALRNKGKGYAVSIVKAGMQAIGRPAGPVRTPLTDLSQAEMAELKALIAKVQPTALKDEPHPIVRLA, from the coding sequence ATGGCTGGCATTGGCCCCAAGGATATGGCGCAAACGATTGGCACGGGGCTGCTGTCTTTCCCTGTGACACATTTCGATAGCGACAACCGTTTCGATGAAGGCCCTTATCGTGAACATTGCGCGTGGATGCTGGAAAAGCCTTTGGCCGGTCTGTTTGCCGCTGGAGGCACGGGGGAGTTTTTTTCCCTCAGCCTGACTGAGGTGCGCGACGTGGTGGCCGCGGCGGTCAAAGAAACCAATGGCAAGGTGCCGGTCGTGGCCGGTTGCGGCTACGGCACCCAGATCGCCATCGAACTGGCGCAATCGGCCGAGCAGGCCGGTGCGGATGGTCTTCTGCTGTTGCCGCCGTATCTGATCAGTGGCAAGTCCGATGGGTTCGAAGCCCATATCGATGCCGTATGTAAATCGACTTCACTGGGCGTCATCGTTTACAACCGCGACAACGGCATCATTGAGGACGAGGCGCTGGCGCGCCTGTGCGACAACAACCCCAATCTGGTGGGTTATAAGGACGGCGTCGGCGATATCGAACTGATGACGCGCATCTATACCCGTCTGGGCGACCGGCTGACCTATATCGGCGGCCTGCCCACAGCCGAAACCTTTGCCGCGCCCTATCTCAAGATGGGTGTCACCACCTATTCCTCGGCCATTTTCAACTTCCTGCCGGACTGGGCCCTGAACTTCTACAAGGCGGTGCGGGCCGAAGATCAGGCGGCGGTTCTGGCCGGGCTGCGCGATTTCGTCATGCCCTACATCGCCTTGCGCAATAAGGGCAAAGGCTATGCCGTCTCTATCGTCAAGGCGGGGATGCAGGCGATTGGCCGCCCGGCCGGTCCGGTGCGCACGCCTTTGACCGATCTCAGTCAGGCGGAAATGGCTGAACTTAAGGCCCTGATTGCCAAAGTGCAGCCAACGGCCTTGAAAGACGAACCCCATCCCATCGTGAGGCTAGCGTAA